From one Salvia hispanica cultivar TCC Black 2014 unplaced genomic scaffold, UniMelb_Shisp_WGS_1.0 HiC_scaffold_627, whole genome shotgun sequence genomic stretch:
- the LOC125199680 gene encoding uncharacterized protein LOC125199680, with translation MPKAVVGRIIQLQRHFLLGKKGDNGGNLIAWDTIQKPRNQGGLGAGDISLKNVALLFKWWWRLADDQKPLWKDVIKSNHEFKHLGDFQERKKQSRTSIWGQITDFGTFNKEIQEIANIGIRVKVGNWACTSFWLDKWIGDTSLRILFPRLFGLSKQKDDLIMDMGEWERGVWRWEFKWRRKLFAWEEDLLMELLLAVNQSPLRLNTSDVRAWSGGKFGLFSVSNFALQVNKQLEIASSPPHQGILAWRNAAPPRAQLHMWFILHGKLNTKVRLYRFGVKGIDDDRCVLCKEEPESIEHLFFGCKISSSLWYSCCERWNISMCLPNQPKACLLSWLGAPFRDHEKRIWTTMFYVISWSIWDIHNKVAFQNFNPIWEIEKKRLFCRLESWMKGRGQVPWRQEIRLLR, from the coding sequence ATGCCCAAGGCAGTGGTAGGCCGCATCATTCAGCTTCAGAGACACTTTTTATTGGGAAAAAAAGGAGACAATGGAGGGAACCTCATTGCATGGGATACCATTCAGAAACCACGCAATCAGGGAGGCTTGGGTGCTGGTGATATTTCTCTGAAGAATGTGGCCTTACTTTTCAAATGGTGGTGGAGACTTGCAGATGACCAAAAACCATTGTGGAAGGATGTTATCAAATCAAACCATGAGTTTAAACATCTCGGTGATTTCCAAGAGAGAAAGAAGCAGAGCAGAACAAGCATATGGGGGCAAATTACAGATTTTGGGACCTTTAACAAAGAAATACAAGAGATTGCAAATATAGGAATTCGAGTAAAAGTGGGGAATTGGGCCTGTACTAGCTTCTGGCTTGATAAATGGATAGGGGATACAAGCCTTAGAATTTTGTTCCCACGGCTGTTTGGATTGTCTAAACAGAAAGATGATCTTATTATGGATATGggagagtgggagagaggaGTTTGGAGGTGGGAGTTTAAATGGAGAAGAAAATTGTTCGCTTGGGAAGAGGATTTGCTTATGGAACTTTTACTAGCTGTGAATCAATCCCCCTTGAGATTAAATACGAGCGATGTGAGGGCTTGGTCTGGTGGCAAATTTGGTTTGTTTTCTGTTTCTAACTTTGCATTGCAGGTCAACAAGCAGCTGGAGATCGCTAGCTCTCCACCACACCAGGGAATACTTGCATGGAGAAATGCTGCACCACCACGAGCACAACTCCACATGTGGTTTATCCTCCATGGAAAACTCAATACTAAAGTCAGACTCTACCGATTTGGAGTTAAAGGGATTGATGATGACCGATGTGTGCTTTGCAAAGAGGAACCGGAATCTATTGAACATCTCTTTTTTGGTTGCAAGATATCCAGCAGCTTATGGTACTCATGCTGTGAGCGATGGAACATCTCCATGTGTCTTCCTAATCAACCAAAGGCATGTCTTCTCTCCTGGCTTGGCGCCCCGTTTAGAGATCATGAAAAGAGGATTTGGACGACCATGTTTTATGTCATTTCATGGTCTATATGGGACATCCACAATAAGGTTGcctttcaaaatttcaacccCATTTGGGAGATTGAGAAGAAGCGACTTTTTTGTCGTCTTGAAAGTTGGATGAAAGGACGTGGCCAGGTTCCGTGGCGGCAGGAGATTCGATTGTTAAGGTGA